GCGGATTTACGAAGCCATCACGGACGCGGCCAGGGCTCATGGCCTGGCCCAGATCGCGGTGTCGCGCGGCATGGCGGGTTCCGGCCCGGATGCCCTGATATACGGGACCGGAGGCCGCCTTTCGGAAGCGCCGGTGATCGTAGAAATCGTGGACACACCGCCGCGCATCGCCGCCTTTCTGCCCTTTGCACGCGATCTGGCCGGAGACGGCTGCGTGACGGTGCAGGAAGGCCGGGCGTCCTTTCTGCTGCCCCTTGCGGCACAGGACATCATGACCCGGAACGTGGCCACCGTGGAGACGCATACGCCGCTGGAAGACGTGGTCCGGGTGCTGCTGCGCCGGAACATCAAGGCCGTGCCGGTCATGGACGGCTCCCGCGTGGCGGGCATCATCACCGGCGGGGATCTGCTCTCCCGTGGCGGGCTGCCCCTGCGTCTGGACATGCACGGGCGGCTGCCCGTGGAGTGCCGTTCCATCCTGGACCACACTCTCCTGGCTGAAAACATCATGACCACCCCGGTGCGCACCCTGCGTCCGCAAAGCCCCCTCCGCGAGGCTCTGGACATCATGACCGGTAGCCGCATCAAACGCCTGCCCGTAACCGGCGATGACGGCATCCTTCTGGGCATGGTCAGCCGCACGGACGTGCTGGCGGCCGTATCCCGGACATGGGCCGCGGCCGCACGCCTGCACGTTCTGCCTCCGGGCATTCACGCCTTTGCCTGCGATATTCTGCACACCGCTGTGCCCACCTGCGGCCCGGACGATCTTCTGGCGGAAATCCTGCCCCGCGTGGCCGCGTCTTCTTTCCGGCAGATCGTGGTGACCGGCGAAAGGAAAACCGTCCTGGGGGTCGTCCACGACTGGAATCTGCTGGAGCGCTGCAGCGGACGGCCCGATCTGGTGAATTCCGTTCTGGCCGGTCTGACCAGGGGCGCTCCGGCTCCGGAGGGGTTCTCCGGCTGCGCCCGGGACGTCATGGAGAGTGATTACCCCCGCGCGGCCCCGGAAACCCCTCTGGCGGAAGTTATCCGGATTCTGGTGGAGAGGAAGAGAACGCGCATCGTCATCGCAGACGAAAACGGCTGTCTGTCGGGCATGGTGGACCGGAACATGATCCTGCGCAAACTGGCGGAAAGGTGAAAACTCTGGCGGCTCTGGCGGCCTGGGGCC
Above is a window of Desulfomicrobium orale DSM 12838 DNA encoding:
- a CDS encoding DUF190 domain-containing protein, with product MQHLIDVNILKIFVPESGVREDRRIYEAITDAARAHGLAQIAVSRGMAGSGPDALIYGTGGRLSEAPVIVEIVDTPPRIAAFLPFARDLAGDGCVTVQEGRASFLLPLAAQDIMTRNVATVETHTPLEDVVRVLLRRNIKAVPVMDGSRVAGIITGGDLLSRGGLPLRLDMHGRLPVECRSILDHTLLAENIMTTPVRTLRPQSPLREALDIMTGSRIKRLPVTGDDGILLGMVSRTDVLAAVSRTWAAAARLHVLPPGIHAFACDILHTAVPTCGPDDLLAEILPRVAASSFRQIVVTGERKTVLGVVHDWNLLERCSGRPDLVNSVLAGLTRGAPAPEGFSGCARDVMESDYPRAAPETPLAEVIRILVERKRTRIVIADENGCLSGMVDRNMILRKLAER